One genomic window of Ilyobacter polytropus DSM 2926 includes the following:
- a CDS encoding acetyl-CoA carboxylase carboxyltransferase subunit alpha, which translates to MEFEKDILELEKKIVELKEFSEAKNIDLSGEIDKLKNEYNEKMKEIYSELGPWDRVQVARHPKRPYTLDYVEHITTDFVELHGDRLYKDDPAVVAGICKIDGKKVMIIGHQKGREVEEKIHRNFGMANPEGYRKALRLMKMAERFNMPVITLIDTPGAYPGIEAEKHGQGEAIARNLLEMAGLKVPITAIVIGEGGSGGALAFGVADKVYMCENSIYSVISPEGCAAILFKDAAKAPEAAESLRVSADSVLELGIIDGIILEPVGGAHRNYNEMTENVKKQILGAISELEEKSTEELLQDRYDKFRKMGAFSE; encoded by the coding sequence ATGGAGTTTGAAAAGGATATACTTGAATTAGAGAAAAAAATAGTAGAATTAAAAGAATTTTCTGAGGCTAAAAATATAGACCTTTCAGGAGAGATAGATAAACTTAAAAATGAGTACAATGAAAAGATGAAGGAAATATACTCAGAACTTGGTCCGTGGGACAGGGTACAGGTGGCCAGACATCCAAAAAGACCCTATACACTAGACTATGTAGAGCATATAACAACTGACTTTGTGGAACTCCACGGAGACAGACTATATAAAGATGACCCTGCAGTAGTTGCCGGTATATGTAAAATAGACGGTAAAAAAGTGATGATCATAGGTCATCAAAAGGGACGTGAAGTAGAGGAAAAAATCCACAGAAATTTTGGGATGGCAAACCCGGAAGGGTACAGAAAGGCTCTTAGACTAATGAAGATGGCTGAGAGATTTAATATGCCTGTAATAACCCTCATAGACACACCTGGAGCCTATCCTGGAATCGAGGCTGAAAAGCACGGACAGGGAGAAGCTATTGCCAGAAATCTACTGGAGATGGCCGGACTAAAGGTTCCTATAACTGCCATTGTAATCGGAGAAGGTGGAAGTGGAGGAGCCCTTGCCTTTGGAGTGGCGGATAAAGTATATATGTGTGAAAACTCAATATATTCTGTAATATCCCCAGAGGGCTGTGCAGCGATATTGTTTAAGGATGCTGCCAAGGCACCTGAGGCAGCAGAAAGTCTAAGAGTATCTGCAGACAGTGTGTTAGAGCTAGGAATAATAGATGGCATCATCCTAGAACCTGTAGGAGGCGCCCACAGGAATTATAATGAGATGACAGAAAATGTAAAAAAACAAATTTTAGGTGCAATCTCTGAATTAGAGGAAAAAAGTACAGAAGAACTTCTTCAGGATAGATATGATAAATTCAGAAAAATGGGTGCATTTTCTGAGTAA